A single Orcinus orca chromosome 2, mOrcOrc1.1, whole genome shotgun sequence DNA region contains:
- the LOC101276951 gene encoding LOW QUALITY PROTEIN: 60S ribosomal protein L12-like (The sequence of the model RefSeq protein was modified relative to this genomic sequence to represent the inferred CDS: inserted 1 base in 1 codon) has product MLRTRFTSSLAHLGPGYLLRTSCDVKFDYPEEERGHRKRARPWRMRDCEGRERDLAISQSPQLTSFVKLSCILSPSRLVPTEISYTSEALLTLQNCEQMPRCNFLQSSRIRVHPTPAASTMPPKFDPNEIKVVYLRCTGGAVGAMSALAPKIGPLDMSPKKVGDDIAKATGDWKSLRITVKLTIQNRQAQIEVVPSASALMIKALKESPRERKKQKNIKYSGNMTFDEIVNIARQMRHQSLARELSGTIKEILGATQSVGCSVDGRHPHNIIDDIXSGVVECPAS; this is encoded by the exons ATGCTCAGAACCCGCTTCACCTCCTCGCTCGCTCACCTCGGCCCTGGTTACCTGCTCAG AACCAGTTGTGATGTAAAGTTTGACTACCCTGAGGAAGAGAGAGGCCACCGGAAGAGAGCAAGACCCTGGAGGATGAGAGACtgtgaagggagagagagggatctGGCTATCTCACAGTCACCTCAGCTGACTAGCTTCGTGAAGCTATCCTGCATCCTTAGCCCCAGTCGACTCGTCCCAACAGAGATTAGCTACACCTCTGAAGCCCTGCTCACGTTGCAGAATTGTGAGCAAAT GCCAAGGTGCAACTTTCTTCAGTCGTCCCGAATCCGGGTTCATCCGACACCAGCTGCCTCCACTATGCCGCCTAAGTTCGACCCCAACGAGATCAAAGTCGTGTACCTGAGGTGCACCGGTGGGGCAGTCGGTGCCATGTCTGCCCTGGCCCCCAAGATCGGCCCCCTGGATATGTCTCCAAAAAAAGTTGGTGATGACATCGCCAAGGCAACTGGTGATTGGAAGAGTCTGAGGATTACAGTGAAGCTGACCATTCAGAACCGACAGGCCCAGATTGAGGTGGTACCTTCTGCCTCTGCCCTGATGATCAAAGCCCTCAAGGAATCaccaagagaaaggaagaagcagaaaaacatTAAGTACAGTGGAAACATGACTTTTGATGAAATTGTCAACATTGCCCGACAGATGCGGCATCAATCTTTAGCTAGAGAACTCTCTGGAACCATTAAAGAGATCCTGGgggccacccagtctgtgggctGCAGTGTTGATGGCCGCCACCCTCACAACATCATAGATGACA ACAGTGGCGTGGTGGAATGCCCAGCTAGTTAA